The Paenibacillus sp. FSL W8-0426 region CATTCCGTAGGCCGGCAGGAATAGGCGCGCTTGCTCTGCGCAGATACCATTCGCGAGTGCCCATTCGTAATGATCAAGACCGCGCTCAATCGTCTGCGATAGGCGGTACATCGCTTCCTCTCCGATCGCCCAACGGACTACTTCTCCGCTACCTTGCTTCGAGTTCTCCGGAGCACTGCGCCACTCGTCCGGAGTAGGCTCGTAGAATGCCGGTTCCTCCGTAATATATCGGCGGCTGCTTTCGTTCCATGCGTCTAAAGAATCTCCCGTTCCCTCTTGATGCGCGGAACCTACGATGTATTTCCACCACTGCCGCGCTACCATTAACGGCGCGTAAACTTCGAACTGCGCGATCGCATGGCGGAATGGACTCGTATGATTTTCGCGCGCCAGGAACTTAATGAGGCGTATGTCGCGTTCCGTGAGCTCGTGCGATTCCTTTGCGTATGAGACGCGGGCGGCATTAACCGGGGTCAAGTCCGTGCCCATTGCGTCGACTAGGCGGACGTAACCGTTGTCGAGTACGTTGATTTTATCGTTCAATTAGCGTCATCTCCTTTACGTTCGATTTTAACTTTCGCCTTAATTCCTCCGAACACGACGAGCGGCAGCCAAAGTAGCGCAATTATTAACAGAAACACGCGTTGCATCTGCGGCGACCTTTCGAGTTCCCGGGCACCTTCCATGTCCAGATCGATAACGCCGAACTTTGCGAAGGCAATCGCGACCAACATGCCTATCGCGAGATAAACGCTGATTACGAGCATTGCGTCAACTCCTTATCGTATAATCGTCCGGATCAACACGCCGACCCAAAACGTTGTACAGTATGCGATGATGATTGCGTAGGTAATGCGTTTGATCAAATTGCGGTCACTCCTTATTGCGCGTTACCAATTCGTTATATTCCTCGATCCATTCGAGCGGTATCGGACGATCCGCGCAAATGAACCGGTTGATTGCCGCGTTGATTTCGTCGATGCGGTGGCATTCGTGAATAAAGCGCGGCTTAATGCCGAGCGGTGGTTTAGGTGCTAGTTTCATTCCGAAGTCACCCCGCTGTGCCCGAAGCCGCCGTCTCCACGCTCCGTATCGTCAAGCTCCGCGACCTCTTCGAAGGATGCGCGGGATACTGCGGCGAGTACTCCTTGGCAAATACGGTCACCTTTGCGGATGATGTACGTACCTTCCGGAAGAAATCCGCGAACAGGCGAAGTTGTCGGGCTACCTTCGATATCTAACGCGTATCCTGCGGCCGCGTCCCACACTGGCGCAATGTTATCGATAAGCACCGCAACCTCTCCGCGATAATCACCGTCGACCGTACCCGGCGAATTGGCTACGCGTAATTTCGTCTTCAATGTAACGCCTGATCGTGGCCGGATTTGAATTTCGTAGCCCGGCGGAATCTGTACCGCGAATCCTAGCGGGACCTTTGCCGTCTCGCCTGGCGCGATAATCACGTCTTCCACCGCGACCAGATCGAAGCCGGCGGCCATTTCCGTTGCGTACTGCGGAATCTTAGCGTCCGGATGCAGGCGCTTGAATTTTACGTTAATTGCGTTCATTCCGCGCCCTCCGTTTCTTCCATCATTTCACACGCGTAGCTATACCCAGCCCAGTTGTCTACGCCAGCCGCTTCAAGCGCGCCGAGAAATTCGCTATCCGCAACCAAACGCTCATACTCCGACTTTGCGATAGTTACCGTTTCTTCCATGCGATCACTCCTTCGTTAAATTAAGTTTCACATGAGCGCCCACACTACGACCAGCCCCGCAACCACTAACGCAATCGCCGCCCAATCACGCGCAGCCTGTTCGCGTTCGATGCGTTTGGCTGGCGTAGTCTTCACGGAATAGCCGGTCGGCGTGCGTTCGAATTTATACGCCATTACGTGCGGCCACCTCCGACTCTAACTCCGCCACAGTATCGAAGAACATTGCCGCAAGGGATGCGCGTTTTGCCTTGTCAGTCCGGTCTAGTCGCGCCAAGAATAACTCGGACAGCATTACGCTGCTTTCTGGCGTGAGCAAATCGTTGATGTCCCCGCCCAATTCGTTCTCGTACGTTCGCGTTATCATCTGCAAAAGCATCAGCTTTCGCCTAATCTTTTCGTCCATGTTAACGTCTCCTTTTGCACTCACCACGCGAGCTCATCGGCATGTTGCGCCAGCTCACCGCGGAAGTTACGTGTCAATTCGCATACACTTGCGTAAGGCTGTCTGCGAAAGTGTTCGATGTACGGCGCGAATCCGGACTTGCTCTCGTCAGGCAGATCGCACTGTAACGTGTGTCCGATGACGATAACGGTACAATCGTCGTGGATTCGCGTTAGCAGCTTCTTCAACTCG contains the following coding sequences:
- the thyX gene encoding FAD-dependent thymidylate synthase, which encodes MNDKINVLDNGYVRLVDAMGTDLTPVNAARVSYAKESHELTERDIRLIKFLARENHTSPFRHAIAQFEVYAPLMVARQWWKYIVGSAHQEGTGDSLDAWNESSRRYITEEPAFYEPTPDEWRSAPENSKQGSGEVVRWAIGEEAMYRLSQTIERGLDHYEWALANGICAEQARLFLPAYGMYVRWYWTASLQSVAHFLAQRLEHDAQAEIQAYAKAVLTLIEARFPVSIGELLTKKEDA
- the dut gene encoding dUTP diphosphatase is translated as MNAINVKFKRLHPDAKIPQYATEMAAGFDLVAVEDVIIAPGETAKVPLGFAVQIPPGYEIQIRPRSGVTLKTKLRVANSPGTVDGDYRGEVAVLIDNIAPVWDAAAGYALDIEGSPTTSPVRGFLPEGTYIIRKGDRICQGVLAAVSRASFEEVAELDDTERGDGGFGHSGVTSE